CTTTTGATTTCCGGGGCGCTTGTACGGGCCCTTTCACAGTCATCCCGCCAAACTCATGCGAGTGTTTTCGCTCATGCGCGATCACTTTTTTGACGTCTGCACCGGGGGCGAAATTATTCTCGATAAAGTACGAAAGTTTTGACAGTTTTTTCAATCCCCGTGCCCGATCACTTTGACCGATCTTTGCTTTATTGACTGCGTTTTTGAGTACGCCGATACTTTCATCATAGGTTTTCAACGGCACGGGAAAGGGTGCGCCGTCCTTACCGCCGTGGGCGAACGAAAATCGCGCGGGGTCATCAAAGCGGTGCGGAGCGCCGTGAATTATTTCACTTACAAGGGCAAGGGACTGGATCGTTCGGGGACCAACCCCTTTGAGAAGAAGCGCATCGGTAAAAGATTCAAACTGTTTTTCGTACGCCGACGCCAGAACCGCACCCAGTCGTTTGGAATCCACATGCCGCGGCGTTACCTGATGGGGCCGCGCCATTGCCAGGTGACGGAATTCCTTTTTCTGTTTATCCGGGTGGAGCCTTAAAAATTCGACAATGCCGTTGCGGTTATCTGCTGCCCTGCTGTCACTGAGGTTGGTAATTGCGCCGATATTTTTTCCCATAACGGCAGTATGAGGATTGTCAATAAAAGTCCGTACGGTCGGTGAATGCCAGTGGTACCGACGGGCCCAGCCGGTCTTTTGGTTCATTCCCTGCTGCACCACCGCCCACTCCCCCTCTTTGGTGACGATAAAAGAGTGAAGATATAACCCAAAGCCATCCTGCACGCAGGTATTATCGACTTTGGCACTCAGCTTTGAGGCATGCACCAGCTCTGTTCCATTGAGCCCCCGGTGATCCGACAAATCCATAAGCTCCTGCGGCGTTTTCAGCGAATGCTTGCCCCGTCCACCGCAAACAAAAATCCCCAGTTCATGCGCAACCGGATTGAGCCCCCGCTTGAGCGCGCCCATCACCGACGTCGTTATCCCCGATGAATGCCAGTCCATCCCGAGCACGCACCCCAGCGCCTGAAACCAGAACGGATCGCTCAGTCGGGATAAAAATGCCGATGGTCCGTAGTCATAGACAATAGCGGAAACGATCTCCCGCCCCAGTTCGGTCATTCGCGCAGAAAGCCATGTCGGAACTGTTCCGCCGTGTAAAGGAAGATCTGCTGTACCTGATCGTTTCATAGCTCCAGAAAAATAATAGAACGCCGACTCCGCTGATTGTGCTGATTATCGCCTATTAATAATTTTTGATTTTGATTGTATCGATTGCCACTTCGTGACCTCGTGAATTCGTGCGCTCGTTTTCCCTCGTCGTGTCGTCGTGTCGTCGTGTCGTTTTCCCCACTCACTCTCTCCACAACGGCAATCCGGTCGTCTCATCAAGGCCCCGCACCAACTCCGCACCTTTAAGCTCCCGCACAAAGAGTTCACAGGCAAAAATGATGGTGCCGGGCGCAAGGTGACCGCCGTATGCAGTGCCGCTTTCATCAGCAAGCGTGATATGCGCATGGACAATCGGAGAGCCGTCTTTCAGCGATACATTACCGATCAAAGCCGTTATTTCGAGCGGCTTGTCGATCTCAAAAAACTGGTACTCCCGTGAGGACTGGTTGTATTATCCCAACCGGGCTTTCTTCACCGCGCCTAATGCTTCAATGCGACCAAGCGTGATATTTTTCTCTCCGCAGAAATTGGTGATCTCTTCAATGAGATCGGCATTGTGCGACGGTTTCTTGATATGCGCAAACCGGTTTTCATCACCGAACCGCACAAGCTGGGTCCTGTTGTTCCATATTCCCCAGAATCCATTGTCGTTGCTGAGGACCGGGTAATCGACTCCCAAGCTGTCAACAATGCGGACCAGGTGCTGATTGATTGAATTGCAGATAAACGCTGCCTTGTTGGGCAGCGGCCGTCAGCAGCGAACATCGGCTTCATCGAGCTGTGTCCAATTGTATGATGGGTCTTCGGTCAGTAAACCGGCGCCTTTGAGCAATTCGAGCAGATAATGGGGCCGCACGTAAAAGGAGCCCCAGGGAATCGAACCGATATACGACATGTACTGTTTATAATCGGGATCGAGGAGCCGTGACGCCGGATCGAAACCGGCGCTTCGCCAGAAACGAGTGAGCTCACCTGCCTTCCGGGCGCAATCGATATGTATAGTAACAGGAGATGAAAAGGATTGGACCGGAAGTAAAGCGAGAAAACAGAAGACGGCAATTTTTAAGCGCATGTTTTTATGCCCAGATGGCTTTTCTATGATATTAATATTGATAATTAATCGTAAAAATGCAATTTTTATCGTAAGCTGCAATTATCAGTTTTAAAAAAATATTTGCTGCAAACAGCATCATCATCAGTAAGTTTTTGATAAACCAGAGTCCTTGCTTGTCAGGCATAATAGTTTTCCAATACAAATAGAGTGCGGATTTATTGGCATTGCATTGCCAATTATGGTAGCGGATATATGGAATACATTACTAAATTTTGATAGCAAAATTGGTATTGCATTACATGCAACACCCATAACTTATTGATATAACGAAAGTTATAAAAAATCATAAAAGTCTGAGCCGTAATTGCTCATCACGCATAAAATTGAAAAATGCGATACTGCTTATGCACTATCGCATTTCAGGGGACTCACATTCAAAGGCCGCCTGTTATCCTGACCGCGGCCTGTTTATGCGGACAAGTTAAAAAATCAATTTCCGGCTAACTACCTGTGCACCGTCGACCTCAACACGCACCAGGTAAAGGCCCTGCGACAACCGTTTTCCGCCCAAGTCCATTGTGTAACTTCCGGCCTGAGGCGCCGAATGAACCGATGTGCTGATATGCGCACCGGAGGCATCATATATGGCAGCCTTCACGTGCGATGCCTTATCGACATGATACGACACAGCGCAACGGCCGGCATCCCGGTTGGGTTTCAGATACACCTGAGGCGATGTCGATGATTTCAGCATTTGTGATGGTTTCGAAGAAGTCGCGGTTACATTGCACAATTTATACGGGTCGATAACATAATATTTCAACTCGCTGCCTTCCCTGCCGGTAAAGCAAAGATGGACCGTATTGCCGTTAAGAGCCATGAAAATATTGACAAGTGGAACTTTTTCTCGATTGAAGACCTCCTAGCAGCTCATAAAACCATGATGCTCGGTCTGGTCGATCAGCCGGGTCGGTCCCGCTCCGGCAGTGCCGGTATCCATCGTGGCGATGAAGTCATTTTTATTGCACCCCCCCCAAACTTATACATGAACTCTTCACCCGGCTCTCACACTCAAGTGAACACCCACTGATCACAAACGCAGTCTTTCACTATGAATTCGAATTTATTCACCCGTTCGAAGACGGCAACGGCAGGATAGGACGGCTCCGGCAGACAGGGATTCTTTGCAAATGGGAAACTGTTTTCAAGTATATCCCTGTTGAAAGCCTGATCAGCGAGAACCGGAAAGAGCACTACAACGCAATTAATAGCTGCAATAATTCCGGAAATTCCACTGAGTTTATCCGGTTCACCATGAGAATCATCCATTACTCCTTGCTTGCCGCACTCTCATTGACCGAACAAGCAACCGAACAAGTAAAATCCTTGCTGACGGTCATGGGCAAGAAACGATATTCTGCAAAGGAACTCATGGAAATGCTCAACCTGTCTCATCGACCGAGCTTTCTCTATTCATATTTAAAGCCTGCCTTAAGCTGCGGCCTCATAGCCATGAGCAATCCGGAGTCCCCCCGCAGTCCCCGGCAAATGTATAGCCTTACCTTAAAGGGCAATAACCTGAAAAAGCGGCTGCACAAGTCGAATTTGCCGTAACAGAACAGCTCAGACGTATATCAGCGTGCGAAGATATTCCGCCGTCCTGATGAACAAAAGGTGACAGCGGGCAATGGGTTGCGGGATATCGAGCCGGCCGGGTATTGAGTACCAGTCAAGATTTTTTTTCCCGGCATCAGACCTGCACCGAAAAATTAAAATGCCTTTCCAGTCAAACCGGCTATATCAACCTGCAGTTGTAGAGCCTGAATTTGCCGTCATCAGTGTATATCGGGATATTTTTATTCAGACTTTGCGCAATAAGCATCCGGTCAAAAGGGTCCTTGTGATGGAATGGAAGGTTTTTGAGCAATAGCGCGTCTTCGGCCGCAAAATCGAGCAGTTCGAAACCCGATTCACGCGCTATCTCCACCGGATTGTAATCTACTTTCAATTTCCCAATCGATGATTTAATCATCAATTCCGCGATGGAGACTGAACTTACGTATACAATGTTCGACAATGT
This genomic interval from Chitinivibrionales bacterium contains the following:
- a CDS encoding Fic family protein, with product MHELFTRLSHSSEHPLITNAVFHYEFEFIHPFEDGNGRIGRLRQTGILCKWETVFKYIPVESLISENRKEHYNAINSCNNSGNSTEFIRFTMRIIHYSLLAALSLTEQATEQVKSLLTVMGKKRYSAKELMEMLNLSHRPSFLYSYLKPALSCGLIAMSNPESPRSPRQMYSLTLKGNNLKKRLHKSNLP
- a CDS encoding T9SS type A sorting domain-containing protein; this encodes MALNGNTVHLCFTGREGSELKYYVIDPYKLCNVTATSSKPSQMLKSSTSPQVYLKPNRDAGRCAVSYHVDKASHVKAAIYDASGAHISTSVHSAPQAGSYTMDLGGKRLSQGLYLVRVEVDGAQVVSRKLIF
- a CDS encoding DUF763 domain-containing protein, yielding MKRSGTADLPLHGGTVPTWLSARMTELGREIVSAIVYDYGPSAFLSRLSDPFWFQALGCVLGMDWHSSGITTSVMGALKRGLNPVAHELGIFVCGGRGKHSLKTPQELMDLSDHRGLNGTELVHASKLSAKVDNTCVQDGFGLYLHSFIVTKEGEWAVVQQGMNQKTGWARRYHWHSPTVRTFIDNPHTAVMGKNIGAITNLSDSRAADNRNGIVEFLRLHPDKQKKEFRHLAMARPHQVTPRHVDSKRLGAVLASAYEKQFESFTDALLLKGVGPRTIQSLALVSEIIHGAPHRFDDPARFSFAHGGKDGAPFPVPLKTYDESIGVLKNAVNKAKIGQSDRARGLKKLSKLSYFIENNFAPGADVKKVIAHERKHSHEFGGMTVKGPVQAPRKSKAGAQQLSLFD
- a CDS encoding PIN domain-containing protein, which translates into the protein MKKLKKSIRCSTDRAMKIILDTHIFLWCLGEPEKIPKDKQFEIETLSNIVYVSSVSIAELMIKSSIGKLKVDYNPVEIARESGFELLDFAAEDALLLKNLPFHHKDPFDRMLIAQSLNKNIPIYTDDGKFRLYNCRLI